The Leptospira selangorensis sequence AAAAGAAAAGTTTTGGAAGAAGCAATGCGACTAAGGCCAATAAAATAAGTTGGATAATCACGATTCGAGAATCATGAAGGCTTTGAAAGTTATAGAAAAAAAATCCCAGAACGCTGATAGATATGCCGGTAATTGCTAAAATAGCTGATTCTATGAAGAGGGTTTGGAGTGTTATTATGATTGGAACTTCTTTTTCGTTCGCTAAAGCCACTCTTCCAACATGTTGACCAATATTGCCAGGAAGGTATTTTCCAAATTGTGAGACAGATATTATCCTTAATGTCTCTTTCCATTCTATTTTCGCGCCGTAGTCTTTTAGAAGGATGAACCAAATGGTTCCTGCAATTAAAAAATTCCCCGTATATATGAGTACGGCAAGGACACTAACTGAAACGGTTCGGACATTCCAATGGATATCTGGTAAATCTTGATAGTTTCGATATAAATAAAAGGCAAAAAAACCGAAAGAGATACAAATGAAAAGAAGAGATAATATAAACTTTATTCTTTTTTTATTCATCAATCAAAACCTAAGATTTTTTTTACAAACGAATATTAAAGTCGGCATCCATGGCATTAAAGGAATATAAATCCAAGATGGTAATAGCGAGGTGACGAATTTAATGATAGGATGTTGGGACTCTATTTTTGCGTATATCTGGATTGCCTCTAATGTTGCCTCTTTTACTTCGAATCCAGTCTCTTTTAAAATCGAAAATGCGGCCGATCTTGAGAGTGGGAAGCAATCATAAAAATCTCCTTCCCCACTTAGTCTTACATATAAATCAGATAAAGAACGTGGAAGCCAACTCAGCAGAGGTAATTTATAATGAGGTTCAATGAGTCTCCAACGATTGGGAACAGCTAAATATAACATCCCGTCGTTTTTTAGCACTCTAGAGATTTCTTTCAGATGATCGATCTGATTTTCATAATTACCGACGTGCTCTATAACATGATTTGTAATTACTAAATCAAAGTATTCTTTTTTAAAGGGAAGTTTTGTGCCTTCTATTTTTTTGAAACGTATGTTTTCGATTGTTTGTCTTTGATCATTTACATCTACAGAATTTACTTCTGAGAATATTTTCGTAAAATAAGCAGCAATAAAACCGGATCCGGTTCCCACTTCGAGTAAGGTTCCTTTCTTATGTAGTCCGAATTTTTCCGTAAGAAGATGGATTTTTTTCGCTTTTTGATATCTTGAGCTTTCATCTAAAACTGCATGCGGTTTTAAATCCGTATTTTCTGATTTTGCCATCGTTATTTCTAATTTGATTCGGATTCTAACAAATCTGAAAATTTATTCACCATTAAGGATTGAGAATAGATTTCTCTGGTGGCTGTCGCAGAAGAACGGACCCATTCTTCTTTTTCTTTTTGCGACTGAGAAAGTAATTCTCGGATTTTATTGATCCATTTTACGGGGTCATTAGGAGAAACTTGAAAACCGGTAACACCGTCTTTAACTGCATCTGATAGGCCTTCCAAATCGCTCGCGATCAATCTGCATCCGACAGACGAGGCTTCAATTGCTACCAATCCGAATCCTTCTCTGTCGGTGCTCTCCGGGATTTTTATGTTAGGCATAACTACCAGAGAGCTATAACGAATATAATTTACAATTTCGTTTCCTGGGATTGTACCTAAATATACTACCTGAGGACAGGAAAATAATTCTTCAGCATAAGCAGGATCATTTATCGTACCAGAAACAAAAAAGGAAACTTCGTCTGGTAAATTGGGCAAAACTTCTTTAGCAAACCACAAAGAGCCTTTTCGAGGGATCAATCTTCCGAAATAAAAAATTGGATGTTTACTGGCCGAATATTTGTCCGGCTTTGTGAAAACCTTTGGTAGATTAGAAGTAAACCCTTGATTTGGTAATGAGGGCACAATAATTAACGTATTATCAAATCCTTTTGAAATTGCTATAGATTGTGTTGAACGCGAATTGGTGACAATTTTAAAGAAAATCTTCCGGATACCTACAATAAATTTAAGAACGAATCCGTATATAAATGAACGAAATCCTTTCCGATTCGAATACACTAAATCCAGTCCGTGTAAGACTGAGATACGTTTGGCCTTTCTATTTACCAAAGAATGAGCAAGAGCAGCTGGAAACAAAAGGGTATCCGTAAATATTACGCGATCGAATTTTGGTCCATACAATAAGCAAAATAGAGTTACTTTTGCAATAAAAAGACCTAACGATAATAAGGTGGGAGGCTTGCCATTGCTTTTCCCAGGAAGAGCTAAAAGTTTTATATTATACTCAGTCAATAAGCCAGAATAAAGCTCAAAGGAATAAGTTTCCATTCCCCCAATAGCAGGTGGCCATTTTCTTGAAATAAATAGCAATCTTGGTTTTGATAAATTTTTATTGCTCAATAACTAGTAGAAAAGTTTACTTTTTGCAAGCGTCAATATATTTCTTGGCTATCATTGTTTCGCTTGGGAAGTGTAGCTTGGAAAATTATAAAGTTTGGCGCGACTCTACAAAGTAAAAACTTTTACAAATTCAATTATATAGTATCGATTGCACTTTAACTTAGTTTTTGAGGCTCCGAGAAAACGTCGAAAGTTATATTGACTTTTATTATTGAACTTAAATTTTTAACCTTTTGGCCTAAATAATGTCGGAAATTTCATCATCCTTTTTTTCAACGAGGCAATTTCGTTATTTAGTATCAGGAACGTTTATTTTCGGAATAAACTT is a genomic window containing:
- a CDS encoding lysylphosphatidylglycerol synthase domain-containing protein, which translates into the protein MNKKRIKFILSLLFICISFGFFAFYLYRNYQDLPDIHWNVRTVSVSVLAVLIYTGNFLIAGTIWFILLKDYGAKIEWKETLRIISVSQFGKYLPGNIGQHVGRVALANEKEVPIIITLQTLFIESAILAITGISISVLGFFFYNFQSLHDSRIVIIQLILLALVALLLPKLFFFIINRFGKERLLKFTGGVQLRIPKFSTLILVSILYLITFFNIGIVLDLVAETVFEYPESNIFLLTTAFSWSWILGYLTPGAPAGLGVREAIIVASLSTRYEPGIAIGLSVILRFITTIGDGAVFLIASYYQKKSSEFKVKS
- a CDS encoding class I SAM-dependent methyltransferase; this encodes MAKSENTDLKPHAVLDESSRYQKAKKIHLLTEKFGLHKKGTLLEVGTGSGFIAAYFTKIFSEVNSVDVNDQRQTIENIRFKKIEGTKLPFKKEYFDLVITNHVIEHVGNYENQIDHLKEISRVLKNDGMLYLAVPNRWRLIEPHYKLPLLSWLPRSLSDLYVRLSGEGDFYDCFPLSRSAAFSILKETGFEVKEATLEAIQIYAKIESQHPIIKFVTSLLPSWIYIPLMPWMPTLIFVCKKNLRF
- a CDS encoding glycosyltransferase family 4 protein, which produces MSNKNLSKPRLLFISRKWPPAIGGMETYSFELYSGLLTEYNIKLLALPGKSNGKPPTLLSLGLFIAKVTLFCLLYGPKFDRVIFTDTLLFPAALAHSLVNRKAKRISVLHGLDLVYSNRKGFRSFIYGFVLKFIVGIRKIFFKIVTNSRSTQSIAISKGFDNTLIIVPSLPNQGFTSNLPKVFTKPDKYSASKHPIFYFGRLIPRKGSLWFAKEVLPNLPDEVSFFVSGTINDPAYAEELFSCPQVVYLGTIPGNEIVNYIRYSSLVVMPNIKIPESTDREGFGLVAIEASSVGCRLIASDLEGLSDAVKDGVTGFQVSPNDPVKWINKIRELLSQSQKEKEEWVRSSATATREIYSQSLMVNKFSDLLESESN